A single Novipirellula galeiformis DNA region contains:
- the purH gene encoding bifunctional phosphoribosylaminoimidazolecarboxamide formyltransferase/IMP cyclohydrolase, whose protein sequence is MGLSDFAIGLQNAGVTIYSTGGTRKHLEESGVHVEDVADYTGFPEMMDGRVKTLHPKIFGGILGMRNREDHVASMDEHEMVPFDLVVVNLYPFAATAARPGVSREECVEQIDIGGPSLVRAAAKNHSHVAICTSPEQYSGLLDQIAAGGSTLQQRRKLAGEAFEHTASYDRAIADYMQGETLTGEFPSSLHISLRRKSQLRYGENPHQRAALYIDPSVRSVNLVSARQINGKELSYNNLLDLDAALEIVRGFAQPAVSVIKHNNPCGAATDAKISRACRKALAGDPLSAFGSVLGFNRTVDMETAEMLCEPGLFIEAIVAPDFEAGAVGLLTTKPRWKENVRLMQVGRLDDGPSSFQRRFISGGMLIQDADRMTSAPLQWKTVTETQVADELWDDVSFAWEMVRHVKSNAIVLAKDTSLIGVGAGQMSRVDSVEISIDKAGDRARGSVLASDAFFPFPDSIESAAEAGIVAVIQPGGSRRDSEVIDACNKHGLPLVMTGRRHFKH, encoded by the coding sequence ATGGGGCTGTCCGATTTTGCGATCGGTCTTCAAAACGCTGGCGTCACCATCTACAGCACCGGTGGAACACGCAAGCATCTTGAGGAATCGGGCGTCCACGTTGAGGACGTCGCCGACTATACCGGATTCCCTGAGATGATGGACGGCCGCGTTAAAACGCTGCATCCCAAGATCTTTGGTGGCATCCTGGGGATGCGCAACCGCGAGGACCATGTGGCCAGCATGGACGAGCACGAGATGGTCCCCTTTGACCTTGTCGTGGTGAATCTCTATCCCTTCGCCGCCACCGCCGCTCGTCCCGGCGTTTCACGCGAGGAATGCGTGGAGCAAATTGACATCGGTGGTCCGAGTCTCGTTCGTGCTGCGGCAAAGAACCACAGCCATGTCGCGATCTGTACCAGTCCGGAGCAATACAGCGGCCTGCTCGACCAGATCGCCGCGGGCGGATCGACATTGCAACAACGACGTAAGCTCGCCGGAGAAGCGTTCGAGCACACTGCGTCCTACGACCGCGCGATCGCCGATTACATGCAAGGCGAAACGTTGACGGGCGAATTCCCCTCGTCGCTGCACATCTCGTTGCGGCGAAAATCCCAGCTTCGTTACGGCGAGAACCCTCATCAACGCGCCGCGCTTTACATCGATCCCTCGGTGCGCAGCGTCAATTTGGTTTCAGCCCGACAAATCAACGGCAAGGAATTGTCGTACAACAACCTGTTGGACTTGGACGCCGCCCTTGAGATCGTGCGTGGGTTTGCCCAACCCGCCGTTTCGGTGATCAAGCACAATAACCCTTGTGGCGCTGCAACCGACGCCAAGATCTCACGAGCTTGTCGCAAAGCCCTCGCGGGTGACCCGCTAAGCGCCTTTGGTAGCGTGCTCGGGTTCAACCGCACCGTCGACATGGAAACCGCAGAAATGTTGTGCGAGCCCGGCTTGTTCATCGAAGCCATCGTGGCGCCCGATTTCGAAGCCGGTGCGGTCGGTCTGCTGACCACAAAGCCTCGTTGGAAAGAAAACGTGCGACTGATGCAGGTGGGGCGACTCGATGACGGCCCATCGTCATTCCAACGCCGATTCATTAGCGGTGGCATGTTGATCCAAGATGCCGACCGTATGACCAGCGCCCCGCTGCAATGGAAAACCGTGACCGAAACCCAGGTCGCCGACGAATTGTGGGACGACGTTTCCTTCGCCTGGGAAATGGTTCGCCACGTGAAGAGTAATGCCATCGTCTTGGCCAAAGATACGTCGTTGATCGGTGTCGGTGCAGGGCAGATGAGCCGCGTCGACAGCGTCGAAATTTCGATCGACAAAGCGGGGGATCGAGCCCGTGGATCCGTGTTGGCTTCGGATGCGTTCTTCCCCTTCCCTGATTCGATCGAATCGGCCGCCGAAGCGGGGATCGTCGCCGTGATCCAACCCGGTGGCTCGCGACGTGACTCCGAAGTCATTGATGCCTGCAACAAGCATGGCTTGCCCCTTGTCATGACCGGTCGCCGACATTTCAAACACTAA
- the trpC gene encoding indole-3-glycerol phosphate synthase TrpC, whose amino-acid sequence MNVLDKILVETRKTIAVDKALRSEAELEAAIADLPPCRDFHAALAAGDAVQLIAEVKRASPSAGLIREDFDAVKIASCYEQAGAACISVLTDAPFFQGSLDYLRAVRAAVNLPILRKDFIVDRYQLLQAREAGADCALLIAECLSANELCELHQQAAEIGLQTLIELFEPQYLDAVLATGTPLVGINNRDLKTFHTDLEHSVRMCSVIPRDRLVVGESGVRTHADVLHLGKAGVKAVLVGESLMRQDDIEVATRQLLGK is encoded by the coding sequence ATGAATGTCCTTGATAAAATTCTGGTCGAGACTCGTAAAACGATCGCGGTGGATAAAGCCCTGCGATCCGAGGCGGAGCTCGAAGCCGCGATCGCGGACCTTCCACCATGCCGTGATTTCCACGCGGCATTGGCCGCTGGCGATGCGGTTCAATTGATTGCCGAAGTCAAGCGTGCAAGTCCCTCGGCTGGATTGATTCGCGAAGACTTTGATGCGGTGAAGATCGCATCGTGTTATGAGCAGGCTGGTGCCGCTTGTATCAGCGTTTTGACCGATGCTCCGTTTTTTCAAGGGTCGCTCGATTATTTGAGAGCGGTTCGGGCGGCGGTGAATTTGCCGATCTTGCGCAAGGATTTTATTGTTGATCGCTATCAATTGTTGCAAGCGCGTGAAGCAGGTGCCGATTGTGCGCTGTTGATTGCCGAGTGTCTTTCCGCCAACGAGCTGTGCGAGCTGCATCAGCAGGCGGCTGAGATCGGTCTGCAGACGCTAATCGAGTTGTTTGAACCGCAATACCTCGACGCGGTATTGGCGACCGGCACCCCGTTGGTCGGCATCAATAACCGTGACTTAAAGACCTTTCATACCGATTTAGAGCACTCGGTGCGAATGTGCAGCGTGATCCCCCGCGATCGATTGGTGGTCGGCGAAAGCGGCGTTCGCACGCACGCGGACGTTCTGCATCTTGGCAAAGCGGGCGTCAAAGCGGTGCTGGTAGGCGAATCGCTGATGCGTCAGGACGATATCGAGGTCGCGACTCGCCAATTGCTCGGCAAATAA
- a CDS encoding FAD-dependent oxidoreductase encodes MRVLQRTNTALLTTWLFLMASFAPLQRAAASEPAVIAPAVIAPAVIEPVIVEADLLVVGGTESGCAAAVQAARMGVQKIVLVNDIDWLGGQFSAEGLGAIDENRAHQYNGAVPIPRSGIFREVIDAIETKNAHLYGGVRRPGNTRVITTARPMVSESVFRDLIAPYQHSGQIQCYSRYRVSRAIVDDDTVRGVEFVTTGANTKPNTMIVRARMTIDASDWGDVIKSSGAKWDCGIDAQAEFGEPNAPETNQPTTDLAPITYCMILVEQAQQSLYPKPMTYDPRYFTGTWGWIGEEFAYTTRRLVDGKGFAEIDHADVLLINSPQIDYPLDSLPANVVAELEQSEAGASKKTLVAMTPAQREIVFQDAKRHSLRYYYHLQTNFPKFRSMALSDEFGTADHLPPKPYVRESLRLVARHIVREQEVEGFGGYKNYATTMFPDAVFSWQFEKDFHPTQRSWVSDEGDAGPWEATFRGNRRFGRGGTGRAVFPLRALVPERIQGLLGAQKNLGYTSIVGSSCRLHDQSIHAGQASGAVAAVSLRHDVDPAAIYLRPDQLAEIWEGLLEPVNGAPLAVWPFSDTDPYDDGFAAIQQLALRRLLGLRPTDTAFRLDQVATESWIERVTDAIVNAGYPAPQLDFETNATRREVAISLWNQLKSQPIPKPFRKNELDADDDGILDSEDPLPFTRGTVSWQRLPEHDGNPPQLPPYPARAVAINFTSAAGSIAESFTNDVGSEFSAKRGFGWRKDLSNNTRLRGTNLGPLRDGFVFTRTQDVWECEVDNGKWRVHVCLGDAGHEQSGQHLRVESTVIAEDIATSLGVFHETMAEVDVTDGHLTLTLGTPAGGGNTTINWLIAVPSE; translated from the coding sequence ATGAGAGTTCTCCAGCGAACAAATACTGCGTTGTTAACGACTTGGCTGTTCTTGATGGCGTCATTCGCTCCGCTGCAGCGTGCTGCTGCGTCGGAGCCGGCCGTGATCGCGCCGGCCGTGATCGCGCCGGCCGTGATCGAGCCGGTCATCGTCGAGGCGGACTTGTTGGTCGTCGGAGGTACTGAATCCGGCTGTGCTGCGGCGGTTCAGGCTGCCCGCATGGGAGTGCAAAAGATTGTTCTGGTCAACGATATCGATTGGCTCGGTGGTCAATTCAGTGCCGAGGGACTCGGTGCGATCGATGAAAATCGTGCCCATCAGTACAACGGCGCGGTGCCAATTCCCCGCTCGGGCATTTTTCGAGAAGTGATCGATGCGATTGAAACCAAGAACGCTCACCTTTATGGTGGCGTCAGGCGTCCGGGGAACACACGTGTGATCACGACGGCGCGACCGATGGTTTCGGAGTCGGTGTTTCGCGACCTGATTGCCCCGTATCAGCATTCAGGCCAAATCCAGTGTTACTCACGCTACCGTGTTTCGAGGGCGATCGTCGATGACGACACCGTTCGTGGAGTCGAGTTCGTAACGACGGGCGCGAATACGAAACCGAACACGATGATCGTTCGCGCCCGCATGACGATTGACGCCAGCGATTGGGGCGATGTTATCAAGTCCTCCGGTGCAAAGTGGGACTGTGGCATCGATGCGCAAGCTGAATTTGGTGAACCCAACGCTCCTGAAACGAATCAACCGACAACGGATCTGGCACCGATCACCTACTGTATGATCTTGGTCGAACAGGCCCAACAGTCACTGTATCCCAAGCCGATGACGTACGACCCTCGTTACTTTACGGGGACGTGGGGGTGGATCGGTGAGGAATTCGCCTACACGACGCGGCGATTAGTCGACGGTAAAGGATTCGCGGAGATTGACCACGCGGATGTGCTGCTGATCAATTCGCCCCAAATCGACTATCCGCTCGATTCGCTGCCGGCCAACGTTGTGGCCGAGCTCGAGCAGAGCGAAGCGGGTGCTTCGAAAAAAACACTCGTTGCAATGACACCGGCGCAGCGTGAGATTGTTTTTCAGGATGCCAAACGCCACTCGCTTCGCTACTACTATCACCTGCAAACGAACTTTCCAAAATTCCGCTCGATGGCGCTGAGTGACGAATTTGGAACGGCCGATCATTTGCCTCCGAAACCGTATGTCCGCGAGAGCCTTCGGCTTGTCGCTCGGCACATCGTTCGTGAACAGGAGGTCGAGGGATTTGGGGGCTACAAAAACTATGCGACCACAATGTTTCCGGATGCGGTTTTCTCGTGGCAATTCGAAAAGGATTTTCACCCGACTCAGCGATCCTGGGTGAGCGATGAGGGAGACGCGGGACCGTGGGAAGCTACCTTCCGTGGCAACCGTCGCTTTGGTCGCGGCGGAACCGGACGCGCCGTCTTTCCGCTACGGGCACTGGTCCCCGAGCGAATCCAGGGACTGCTCGGTGCACAGAAAAACTTGGGTTATACGAGTATCGTTGGCTCGTCATGTCGGCTGCATGATCAATCGATTCATGCCGGCCAAGCCAGTGGCGCGGTGGCTGCGGTCAGTCTGCGTCACGACGTTGATCCGGCCGCGATTTACCTCCGCCCCGACCAACTTGCCGAGATCTGGGAAGGGCTGTTGGAGCCCGTCAACGGCGCGCCGTTGGCCGTTTGGCCATTCTCGGATACCGATCCCTATGACGATGGATTTGCCGCGATCCAGCAGCTTGCACTGCGTCGATTGCTCGGCCTCCGTCCCACCGACACGGCGTTTCGGCTCGACCAAGTCGCCACCGAATCATGGATCGAGCGTGTAACGGATGCCATCGTCAACGCGGGCTATCCGGCACCGCAACTCGACTTCGAAACCAATGCCACGCGCCGCGAGGTTGCGATCTCGTTGTGGAATCAATTGAAATCACAGCCCATTCCCAAGCCGTTTCGCAAAAACGAATTGGATGCTGACGATGATGGGATACTCGATTCCGAAGACCCACTTCCCTTTACGCGAGGGACGGTTTCTTGGCAGCGATTACCGGAACACGATGGCAATCCTCCGCAGCTTCCTCCGTATCCAGCTAGAGCCGTTGCGATCAACTTTACCTCGGCCGCCGGTTCAATCGCTGAGTCGTTTACCAACGACGTGGGCAGCGAATTTTCTGCGAAGCGAGGGTTCGGTTGGCGAAAAGATTTGAGTAACAACACGCGATTGCGTGGAACCAACCTTGGCCCTCTGCGCGACGGATTTGTCTTCACACGTACACAAGATGTCTGGGAGTGTGAAGTGGACAACGGAAAATGGAGGGTGCATGTGTGTTTGGGCGACGCGGGGCACGAACAGTCCGGGCAACATTTGCGAGTCGAGAGCACCGTGATCGCGGAGGACATCGCCACATCTCTCGGCGTCTTTCACGAGACAATGGCCGAGGTCGACGTCACCGATGGCCACCTAACGCTAACTCTAGGCACACCGGCAGGCGGCGGAAACACAACGATCAATTGGTTGATTGCCGTACCAAGCGAATAG
- a CDS encoding D-hexose-6-phosphate mutarotase, whose product MQSILDQLALKFSLPGLRFELGRGRLVKAVVETDLAEGEIYLYGAHLTHFQPAGEAGVLWMSDESVFEVGKPIRGGVPICFPWFGPHPTDPAAPLHGDARIRHWDLEAAEIDGDGVVILTLATSIDDFTLTYQVTFGRSLAILFRVELSKHANGSVSFEEALHTYCSVQDIQQALIEGLESASYADKVDGMKRKPATDESIHFTGECDRIYFTAAADCILHDTAMRRSIKIRKSNSQCTVVWNPWIDKSVAMRDFGDDEWQSMVCIETANVAPHSIELKPGGSHVMTAEISVVS is encoded by the coding sequence ATGCAATCCATCCTCGACCAACTTGCGTTGAAATTCTCTCTACCCGGACTTCGCTTTGAACTGGGACGCGGCAGACTTGTAAAAGCGGTCGTGGAAACCGACCTCGCCGAGGGCGAGATTTATCTTTACGGAGCCCATCTCACTCATTTTCAACCTGCGGGCGAAGCAGGCGTGTTGTGGATGAGTGACGAGTCGGTTTTCGAAGTCGGGAAACCGATCCGTGGTGGAGTGCCAATCTGCTTCCCTTGGTTTGGCCCTCATCCCACCGATCCCGCAGCTCCGCTGCATGGGGATGCGCGAATTCGTCACTGGGATTTGGAGGCGGCCGAAATCGACGGCGATGGCGTTGTTATCTTGACGCTAGCCACTTCGATTGATGACTTTACGCTGACCTATCAAGTCACCTTTGGTCGTTCGCTCGCGATCTTGTTCCGCGTTGAACTATCGAAGCACGCCAACGGTTCCGTCTCATTTGAAGAAGCCCTGCACACCTATTGTTCCGTTCAAGATATCCAGCAAGCACTGATCGAGGGCTTGGAGTCGGCGAGCTACGCCGACAAGGTTGATGGAATGAAGCGGAAGCCGGCGACCGACGAATCGATTCACTTCACTGGCGAATGTGATCGCATCTATTTCACCGCGGCAGCGGATTGCATCCTTCATGACACCGCGATGAGACGATCGATTAAGATCCGAAAATCCAATTCGCAGTGCACCGTGGTCTGGAATCCTTGGATCGACAAGAGTGTTGCGATGCGTGATTTCGGTGACGATGAATGGCAGTCAATGGTTTGCATCGAAACGGCCAACGTCGCGCCGCACTCGATCGAGCTGAAACCCGGTGGCTCGCATGTGATGACCGCCGAGATTTCCGTGGTGTCATGA
- a CDS encoding M20 metallopeptidase family protein, which yields MISTPPPWLITLHQHAEPLEAEWVAMRRHLHAHPELSDAEFQTTEYLTRAFAQLGLPTHVPIEGRGLTADLVTFEQAPDHWIAIRGDIDALPITDSKAVAYRSRCEGVMHACGHDVHASVVFAAIQILSSMQAANGLPWPIAVRALLQPSEELATGARYMIHNHALRDIDAILALHVDPTRSVGCIGFRHGTLTAACDALRVGFHGNGGHGARPHLTNDPVDAMTHWVQSAFRRLGRTVNAHQTVVFSIGQMEAGHSPNVIPDSASLAGSLRSLDAQARRVALETLEDVCEAIEVESGCKVEMTLGFSAPAVVNSTPLVDLLSTSATQLFTAGAVEWIDEPSMGSEDFSYYLEHVPGAMFRLGVAGEQVGHAPLHTPAFDIDERAILVGAKLFAAAVIAYFDPEHAKVDTEAR from the coding sequence ATGATCAGCACTCCACCCCCTTGGCTAATTACGCTTCATCAACACGCCGAGCCTCTCGAAGCAGAGTGGGTTGCGATGCGCCGCCATTTGCATGCTCACCCTGAACTTTCCGATGCGGAATTTCAAACGACCGAATATTTGACCCGTGCTTTCGCCCAGCTTGGATTGCCGACGCATGTCCCGATTGAGGGGCGGGGATTGACGGCCGATTTGGTGACGTTCGAGCAAGCCCCCGACCACTGGATCGCCATTCGTGGAGACATCGACGCGTTACCGATCACCGACTCCAAAGCGGTTGCCTACCGCAGCCGTTGCGAAGGAGTGATGCACGCCTGTGGTCATGATGTTCACGCGTCCGTTGTATTTGCGGCGATCCAGATCTTGTCATCGATGCAGGCGGCGAATGGCTTGCCGTGGCCGATTGCCGTTCGCGCCCTGTTACAACCGTCCGAAGAGTTGGCGACTGGCGCCCGTTACATGATTCACAATCACGCCTTGCGTGACATCGACGCGATTTTGGCGCTGCATGTCGACCCGACCCGTTCGGTTGGCTGTATTGGATTTCGCCACGGCACGCTTACCGCGGCCTGCGATGCGCTGCGAGTTGGCTTTCATGGCAACGGAGGTCATGGGGCTCGGCCTCATCTCACGAACGACCCCGTGGATGCGATGACCCATTGGGTGCAATCGGCGTTTCGCCGCCTCGGGCGAACCGTCAACGCTCACCAGACCGTGGTCTTTTCCATCGGCCAAATGGAAGCGGGGCACAGTCCGAATGTGATTCCCGATTCGGCGTCGCTAGCCGGTTCGCTCCGTTCGCTCGATGCCCAGGCCCGTCGCGTTGCCTTGGAAACACTCGAAGATGTTTGCGAAGCGATTGAGGTTGAATCCGGGTGCAAGGTCGAGATGACGCTCGGTTTTTCGGCGCCCGCGGTGGTCAACAGCACGCCGTTGGTCGATTTGCTCTCGACATCCGCCACGCAGCTTTTCACCGCGGGTGCCGTCGAGTGGATCGACGAGCCGAGCATGGGCAGCGAAGACTTTTCGTACTACCTCGAGCATGTCCCCGGAGCGATGTTCCGGCTCGGTGTCGCGGGCGAGCAAGTCGGGCACGCTCCGCTGCACACTCCTGCATTCGATATCGATGAACGAGCGATTCTCGTCGGTGCTAAGCTTTTTGCTGCCGCCGTGATTGCCTATTTCGATCCTGAGCACGCTAAGGTGGACACCGAAGCCCGCTAG